One window of Klebsiella quasivariicola genomic DNA carries:
- the serS gene encoding serine--tRNA ligase, which produces MLDPNLLRTEPDAVAEKLARRGFKLDVDKLRALEERRKVLQVQTENLQAERNSRSKSIGQAKARGEDIEPLRLEVNKLGEQLDAAKSELETLLAEIRDIALAIPNIPHDDVPVGRDENDNVEVSRWGTPRQFDFDVRDHVTLGEMHGGLDFAAAVKLTGSRFVVMKGQLARLHRALAQFMLDLHTEQHGYSENYVPYLVNQDTLYGTGQLPKFAGDLFHTRPLEDEADSSNYALIPTAEVPLTNLVRDEIIDEDDLPIKMTAHTPCFRSEAGSYGRDTRGLIRMHQFDKVEMVQIVRPEDSMAALEEMTGHAEKVLQLLGLPYRKVALCTGDMGFSACKTYDLEVWVPAQNTYREISSCSNVWDFQARRMQARCRSKSDKKTRLVHTLNGSGLAVGRTLVALMENYQQADGRIEIPEILRPYMRGLEYIG; this is translated from the coding sequence ATGCTCGATCCCAATCTGCTGCGTACCGAGCCAGACGCAGTCGCAGAAAAACTGGCACGCCGGGGCTTTAAGCTGGATGTAGATAAACTTCGCGCGCTTGAAGAGCGTCGTAAAGTTCTGCAGGTGCAAACGGAAAACCTGCAGGCGGAGCGTAACTCCCGATCGAAATCCATTGGCCAGGCGAAAGCGCGCGGGGAAGACATCGAGCCATTACGCCTGGAAGTGAATAAACTTGGCGAACAGCTGGATGCCGCGAAATCCGAGCTGGAAACGTTGCTGGCAGAAATTCGCGATATCGCGCTGGCAATCCCGAATATTCCTCATGATGACGTACCGGTTGGCCGTGATGAAAACGACAACGTCGAAGTTAGCCGCTGGGGAACGCCGCGCCAGTTCGATTTCGACGTGCGCGATCACGTCACGCTGGGTGAAATGCACGGGGGACTGGATTTTGCCGCCGCCGTTAAGCTGACCGGCTCGCGCTTTGTGGTGATGAAAGGCCAGCTGGCCCGCCTGCACCGTGCTCTGGCGCAGTTCATGCTGGATCTGCACACTGAACAGCATGGCTATAGCGAAAACTATGTCCCGTACCTGGTAAACCAGGACACCCTGTATGGCACCGGTCAGCTGCCGAAATTCGCCGGCGACCTGTTCCATACTCGTCCGCTGGAAGATGAAGCTGACAGCAGCAACTACGCGCTGATCCCGACGGCAGAAGTGCCGCTGACCAACCTGGTGCGCGATGAAATCATCGACGAAGACGACCTGCCGATCAAAATGACTGCCCATACACCGTGCTTCCGCTCTGAAGCCGGGTCTTATGGTCGTGACACCCGTGGTCTGATCCGTATGCACCAGTTCGACAAGGTTGAAATGGTGCAGATCGTCCGTCCGGAAGACTCCATGGCGGCGCTGGAAGAGATGACCGGCCACGCTGAGAAAGTGCTGCAGCTGCTGGGCCTGCCGTACCGTAAGGTCGCGCTGTGCACCGGCGATATGGGCTTCAGCGCCTGTAAAACCTACGATCTGGAAGTGTGGGTCCCGGCGCAGAACACCTACCGTGAAATCTCTTCCTGCTCTAACGTCTGGGATTTCCAGGCGCGGCGTATGCAGGCTCGCTGCCGCAGCAAGTCCGACAAGAAGACCCGTCTCGTTCATACCCTGAATGGTTCTGGCCTGGCGGTCGGTCGTACCCTGGTGGCGCTGATGGAAAACTATCAGCAGGCCGATGGCCGTATCGAAATTCCGGAAATTCTGCGCCCGTATATGCGCGGCCTCGAATATATCGGCTAA
- the lolA gene encoding outer membrane lipoprotein chaperone LolA has product MKKLAITCALLSGMVVSQVWADAASDLKSRLDKVSSFHASFTQKVTDGSGNAVQDGQGDLWVKRPNLFNWHMTQPDESVLVSDGKTLWFYNPFVEQATATWLKDATSNTPFMLIARNQSSDWQQYNIKQNGDDFVLTPKSGSGNLKQFTINVGRDGTIHQFSAVEQDDQRSSYQLKSQQNGAVDASKFTFTPPKGVTVDDQRK; this is encoded by the coding sequence ATGAAAAAACTCGCAATCACCTGTGCATTACTGTCTGGTATGGTCGTCAGCCAGGTCTGGGCAGATGCGGCCAGTGACTTGAAAAGCCGTCTTGATAAAGTGAGCAGCTTCCATGCCAGCTTCACGCAAAAAGTGACCGACGGCAGCGGTAACGCCGTGCAGGACGGACAGGGCGACCTGTGGGTAAAACGCCCTAATCTGTTTAACTGGCATATGACCCAGCCGGATGAAAGCGTTCTTGTCTCGGACGGCAAAACGCTGTGGTTCTACAACCCGTTCGTGGAGCAGGCTACGGCAACCTGGCTGAAAGACGCCACCAGCAACACGCCGTTTATGCTGATCGCTCGCAATCAGTCCAGCGACTGGCAGCAGTACAATATCAAGCAAAACGGCGATGATTTTGTTCTGACACCGAAAAGCGGCAGCGGTAACCTGAAGCAGTTCACGATCAACGTCGGTCGGGACGGCACCATCCATCAGTTCAGCGCCGTCGAGCAGGACGATCAGCGCAGCAGCTATCAGCTGAAATCGCAGCAGAACGGCGCCGTCGACGCATCTAAGTTCACCTTTACGCCGCCGAAAGGGGTGACGGTGGACGATCAACGTAAGTAG
- a CDS encoding DMSO/selenate family reductase complex B subunit, with protein MTTQYGFFIDSARCTGCKTCELACKDYKNLTPEVSFRRIYEYAGGDWQEDNGVWQQNVFAYYLSIACNHCEDPACTKVCPSGAMHKREDGFVVVNEDVCIGCRYCHMACPYGAPQYNADKGHMTKCDGCHERVAEGKKPICVESCPLRALDFGPIAELRAKHGQLAAVAPLPSAHFTRPSIVIKPNANARPCGDTTGYLANPKEV; from the coding sequence ATGACAACTCAGTATGGATTTTTTATTGATTCCGCCCGTTGCACCGGTTGCAAGACCTGCGAACTGGCCTGTAAGGACTACAAGAACCTGACCCCGGAGGTCAGTTTCCGCCGCATCTATGAGTATGCCGGCGGTGACTGGCAGGAAGACAACGGTGTCTGGCAGCAGAACGTTTTTGCTTATTACCTCTCCATCGCCTGCAACCACTGCGAAGATCCGGCCTGTACCAAGGTTTGTCCGAGCGGCGCAATGCACAAGCGCGAAGATGGTTTTGTGGTGGTCAACGAAGATGTCTGTATTGGCTGCCGCTACTGCCATATGGCCTGTCCGTATGGCGCGCCGCAGTACAACGCCGACAAAGGCCATATGACCAAGTGCGATGGCTGCCATGAGCGCGTCGCCGAGGGGAAAAAACCGATCTGCGTCGAGTCCTGCCCGCTGCGGGCGCTCGATTTCGGTCCGATTGCCGAGCTGCGCGCAAAGCACGGCCAGCTGGCCGCGGTGGCGCCGCTGCCGTCGGCGCATTTCACCCGGCCGAGCATTGTGATCAAACCTAACGCCAATGCCCGGCCGTGTGGTGATACCACCGGTTACCTGGCGAATCCGAAGGAGGTGTGA
- the rarA gene encoding replication-associated recombination protein RarA, whose product MSNLSLDFSDNAFQPLAARMRPENLAQYIGQQHLLAPGKPLPRAIEAGHLHSMILWGPPGTGKTTLAEVIARYASADVERISAVTSGVKEIREAIERARQNRNAGRRTILFVDEVHRFNKSQQDAFLPHIEDGTITFIGATTENPSFELNSALLSRARVYLLKSLTTDDIEQVLDQAMNDKSRGYGDQDIILPDETRKAIAELVNGDARRALNTLEMMADMAESDDSGKRVLKAELLTEIAGERSARFDNKGDRFYDLISALHKSVRGSAPDAALYWYARIITAGGDPLYVARRCLAIASEDVGNADPRAMQVAISAWDCFTRVGPAEGERAIAQAIVYLACAPKSNAVYTAFKAALADARERPDYDVPVHLRNAPTKLMKEMGYGQEYRYAHDEPNAYAAGEQYFPQEMAQTRYYRPTNRGLEGKIGEKLAWLAEQDQNSPIKRYR is encoded by the coding sequence GTGAGCAATCTGTCGCTCGATTTTTCCGACAATGCGTTTCAACCTCTGGCCGCTCGCATGCGGCCAGAAAATTTAGCGCAGTATATTGGCCAGCAGCATCTGCTGGCGCCGGGTAAACCCCTGCCGCGGGCCATTGAGGCCGGGCACCTGCATTCGATGATCCTCTGGGGACCGCCGGGTACCGGCAAGACCACCCTCGCGGAAGTGATTGCCCGCTACGCCAGCGCCGATGTCGAACGGATCTCGGCGGTAACCTCCGGCGTGAAAGAGATCCGCGAGGCTATTGAGCGCGCGCGGCAGAATCGCAACGCTGGCCGGCGAACCATCCTGTTTGTTGACGAAGTGCATCGCTTTAATAAAAGTCAACAGGATGCCTTTCTGCCGCATATTGAAGACGGCACCATCACTTTTATCGGTGCGACCACCGAAAACCCCTCCTTTGAGCTTAACTCGGCGCTGCTCTCCCGCGCTCGCGTCTACTTACTGAAATCGCTGACCACCGACGATATCGAGCAGGTGCTTGACCAGGCGATGAACGATAAGTCCCGCGGCTACGGCGACCAGGATATTATTCTGCCGGATGAGACCCGCAAGGCCATCGCCGAACTGGTGAACGGCGACGCGCGTCGGGCGCTGAATACCCTGGAAATGATGGCCGATATGGCCGAGAGCGATGACTCGGGCAAGCGGGTGCTGAAGGCGGAACTGCTGACCGAGATCGCCGGTGAGCGCAGCGCGCGTTTTGATAACAAAGGCGACCGGTTCTACGATTTGATTTCCGCCCTGCATAAGTCGGTGCGCGGCAGCGCGCCGGATGCGGCGCTCTACTGGTACGCGCGGATCATCACCGCCGGGGGCGATCCGCTGTACGTTGCTCGCCGCTGCCTGGCAATTGCCTCGGAAGATGTCGGCAACGCCGACCCGCGGGCGATGCAGGTCGCTATTTCGGCCTGGGATTGCTTTACCCGCGTCGGGCCGGCGGAAGGCGAACGGGCGATTGCTCAGGCCATTGTCTATCTGGCCTGCGCGCCGAAAAGCAACGCCGTCTACACTGCCTTTAAAGCGGCGCTGGCCGACGCGCGGGAGCGTCCTGACTATGACGTTCCGGTGCATCTGCGCAATGCGCCGACGAAGCTGATGAAAGAGATGGGTTACGGGCAGGAGTATCGTTACGCTCATGACGAACCCAACGCCTATGCCGCCGGCGAGCAGTACTTCCCGCAGGAAATGGCGCAAACGCGCTATTATCGCCCGACAAACCGGGGGCTTGAGGGCAAAATTGGCGAAAAGCTCGCCTGGCTCGCTGAACAGGATCAAAATAGCCCGATAAAACGCTACCGCTAA
- the ftsK gene encoding DNA translocase FtsK — translation MSQEYTEDKEVKLTKLSSGRRLLEAMLILCSLFAIWLMAALLSFNPSDPSWSQTAWHEPIHNLGGAPGAWLADTLFFIFGVMAYTIPVIIIGGCWFAWRHQENDEYIDYFAVSLRLIGALALILTSCGLAAINADDIWYFASGGVIGSLLSTTLQPLLHSSGGTIALLCIWAAGLTLFTGWSWVSIAEKLGGGILSVLTFASNRTRRDDTWVDEGEYEDDEEEYDDEEAAKPQESRRTRILRSALARRKRLAEKFTNPMGRKTDAALFSGKRMDDGEEAVQYSASGAPVAADDVLFSGASAARPAGDDVLFSGASAVRPGDFDPYDPLLNGHSIAEPVGAAAAATAAPQAWAESPAGHQGAAPVYQPEASYPPQPAYQPEPAPFQQAAYQPPAGQPAPQAYDPLTGQPVTQTYQPAPNQQPAYDPYAGQPAPQAYQPEPAPYQQPAYDPYGGQPAPQAYQPEPAPFQQPAYDPYAGQPAPQTYQPEPAPFQQPAYDPYAGQPAPQTYQPEPVPNQPPAYDPYAGQPAPQAYQPEPVSNQPPAYDPYAGQPATQTYQPEPGPEVVQEEVKRPPLYYFEEVEEKRARERELLASWYQPIPEPESPIATKPLTSPAAPSKPPVESTVVSAVAAGVHQATAASGGAAAATSATAASAAAAPLFSPASSGPRVQVKEGIGPKLPRPNRVRVPTRRELASYGIKLPSQREAEQRARQAERNPHYDDELLSDEEADAMEQDELARQFAATQQQRYGHRWEDDSATDDDDADTAAEAELARQFAATQQQRYATEQPPGANPFSPADYEFSPMKALVNDGPSEPLFTPTPEAQPPQPAPHYQQPAVAPQQGYQPAQHQPVHHQPVSPPPQSYQTAPPVQHQQPVAQQGHQPAAPAPQESLIHPLLMRNGDSRPLQRPTTPLPSLDLLTPPPSEVEPVDTFALEQMARLVEARLADFRIKADVVNYSPGPVITRFELNLAPGVKAARISNLSRDLARSLSTVAVRVVEVIPGKPYVGLELPNKKRQTVYLREVLDNAKFRDNPSPLTVVLGKDIAGDPVVADLAKMPHLLVAGTTGSGKSVGVNAMILSMLYKAQPEDVRFIMIDPKMLELSVYEGIPHLLTEVVTDMKDAANALRWSVNEMERRYKLMSALGVRNLAGYNEKIAEAARMGRPIPDPYWKPGDSMDAVHPVLEKLPYIVVLVDEFADLMMTVGKKVEELIARLAQKARAAGIHLVLATQRPSVDVITGLIKANIPTRIAFTVSSKIDSRTILDQGGAESLLGMGDMLYSGPNSTTPVRVHGAFVRDQEVHAVVQDWKARGRPQYVDGITSDSESEGGGGGFDGGEELDPLFDQAVSFVTEKRKASISGVQRQFRIGYNRAARIIEQMEAQGIVSEQGHNGNREVLAPPPFE, via the coding sequence TTGAGCCAGGAATACACCGAAGACAAAGAAGTCAAACTAACCAAACTCAGCAGCGGGCGCCGACTCCTTGAGGCGATGCTCATCCTTTGCTCCCTCTTCGCCATCTGGCTGATGGCGGCACTACTGAGCTTTAACCCCTCGGATCCAAGCTGGTCGCAAACGGCATGGCATGAGCCTATTCATAATTTAGGCGGTGCTCCCGGCGCGTGGCTTGCCGATACCCTCTTTTTTATTTTTGGCGTCATGGCCTACACCATCCCGGTGATCATTATCGGGGGATGCTGGTTTGCCTGGCGACACCAGGAAAACGACGAATACATTGATTACTTTGCCGTTTCCCTACGCCTCATTGGCGCGTTAGCTCTGATTCTGACCTCTTGTGGTCTGGCGGCGATTAACGCCGATGATATCTGGTACTTTGCCTCAGGCGGGGTGATCGGCAGTCTGCTGAGCACCACGCTGCAACCGCTGTTGCACAGTAGCGGCGGCACTATCGCCCTGTTGTGCATTTGGGCTGCCGGCCTGACGCTATTCACCGGCTGGTCATGGGTCAGTATTGCGGAAAAACTGGGCGGCGGTATCTTGTCGGTGCTCACCTTTGCCAGCAACCGTACCCGCCGGGACGATACCTGGGTCGATGAAGGCGAATACGAAGACGACGAGGAAGAGTACGACGACGAAGAGGCGGCCAAGCCGCAGGAGTCGCGTCGCACCCGCATCTTACGCAGCGCGCTGGCGCGGCGTAAGCGTCTGGCCGAGAAGTTTACTAATCCCATGGGGCGTAAAACTGACGCTGCGCTTTTCTCCGGCAAACGGATGGACGACGGGGAAGAGGCGGTGCAATACAGCGCCAGCGGGGCGCCTGTCGCCGCCGACGATGTACTGTTTTCCGGGGCCAGCGCCGCGCGACCTGCGGGCGATGATGTCCTTTTCTCCGGCGCCAGCGCCGTTCGTCCCGGTGATTTCGACCCTTACGATCCGTTGCTGAATGGCCACAGTATCGCTGAGCCGGTGGGCGCAGCGGCGGCGGCGACTGCCGCGCCGCAGGCGTGGGCGGAATCACCTGCGGGCCATCAGGGCGCAGCGCCGGTTTACCAGCCGGAAGCCAGCTATCCGCCGCAGCCGGCGTACCAGCCAGAGCCCGCGCCTTTCCAGCAGGCCGCCTATCAGCCTCCTGCTGGCCAGCCTGCGCCGCAGGCGTACGATCCGCTTACCGGGCAACCTGTAACACAGACGTATCAGCCAGCGCCAAACCAGCAGCCGGCTTACGATCCGTATGCCGGACAACCGGCGCCGCAGGCGTATCAGCCTGAACCCGCGCCGTACCAGCAGCCGGCTTACGATCCGTATGGCGGACAACCGGCGCCGCAGGCGTATCAGCCAGAGCCAGCGCCGTTCCAGCAGCCGGCTTACGATCCGTATGCCGGTCAGCCAGCGCCGCAGACGTATCAGCCAGAGCCCGCGCCGTTCCAGCAGCCGGCTTACGATCCGTATGCCGGTCAGCCAGCGCCGCAGACGTATCAGCCAGAGCCTGTGCCAAATCAGCCGCCGGCTTACGATCCGTATGCCGGTCAGCCAGCGCCGCAGGCGTATCAGCCAGAGCCTGTGTCAAATCAGCCGCCGGCTTACGATCCGTATGCCGGACAACCAGCGACACAGACATATCAGCCAGAGCCAGGGCCTGAGGTTGTCCAGGAAGAAGTGAAGCGTCCGCCGCTCTATTACTTCGAGGAAGTGGAAGAGAAGCGCGCGCGTGAACGGGAGCTGCTGGCTTCCTGGTATCAGCCTATTCCTGAACCAGAAAGCCCGATCGCCACCAAACCATTGACGTCGCCTGCCGCACCGTCCAAACCGCCGGTGGAGTCAACCGTGGTCTCTGCGGTCGCGGCAGGGGTGCATCAGGCAACGGCCGCCAGCGGCGGCGCGGCAGCGGCAACCTCTGCGACGGCGGCGTCCGCTGCGGCTGCGCCATTATTTAGCCCGGCGTCGAGCGGACCGCGAGTTCAGGTGAAAGAAGGCATTGGGCCAAAACTACCGCGGCCAAACCGCGTTCGTGTCCCGACGCGTCGGGAGCTGGCCTCCTACGGCATCAAGCTACCGTCGCAGCGGGAAGCTGAACAGCGTGCGCGACAGGCGGAGCGTAACCCGCATTACGATGATGAGCTGCTCTCGGATGAGGAAGCGGATGCTATGGAGCAGGATGAACTGGCTCGCCAGTTCGCTGCCACTCAACAGCAACGCTATGGTCATCGCTGGGAAGACGATAGCGCGACGGATGATGATGATGCCGACACCGCGGCGGAAGCGGAGCTGGCGCGCCAGTTTGCCGCTACCCAGCAGCAGCGCTACGCTACCGAGCAGCCGCCCGGAGCCAACCCGTTCTCGCCGGCGGATTACGAATTCTCGCCGATGAAGGCGCTGGTCAATGACGGACCGAGCGAGCCGCTGTTTACGCCGACGCCGGAAGCCCAGCCGCCGCAACCGGCTCCGCACTATCAACAACCGGCCGTTGCTCCGCAGCAGGGTTATCAACCTGCGCAGCATCAGCCTGTACACCATCAGCCAGTGTCGCCGCCGCCGCAGTCATACCAGACTGCGCCGCCTGTGCAGCACCAACAACCGGTTGCCCAGCAGGGGCATCAGCCGGCCGCGCCTGCGCCGCAGGAGAGCCTGATCCACCCGCTGCTGATGCGTAATGGCGATAGCCGTCCGCTGCAAAGACCGACTACGCCATTGCCGTCGCTGGATCTGTTAACCCCACCGCCGAGCGAAGTCGAACCGGTGGATACGTTTGCTCTTGAGCAGATGGCGCGCCTGGTAGAAGCGCGTCTGGCCGATTTCCGTATTAAAGCGGATGTCGTCAACTACTCGCCGGGGCCGGTGATCACCCGTTTCGAGCTTAATCTCGCGCCAGGGGTGAAGGCCGCGCGTATCTCTAACCTGTCGCGCGACCTGGCGCGTTCACTGTCCACGGTTGCCGTGCGCGTGGTGGAAGTTATTCCGGGCAAACCGTATGTCGGCCTGGAATTACCAAACAAAAAGCGCCAGACCGTCTACCTGCGTGAAGTGCTCGACAACGCCAAGTTCCGTGATAACCCATCGCCATTGACCGTGGTGTTGGGTAAAGACATCGCAGGCGATCCGGTGGTAGCCGATCTGGCGAAAATGCCGCATCTGCTGGTGGCTGGTACCACCGGTTCTGGTAAGTCAGTCGGCGTCAACGCCATGATCCTCAGCATGCTCTACAAGGCGCAACCGGAAGATGTGCGTTTCATCATGATCGACCCGAAAATGCTCGAGCTGTCGGTCTACGAAGGTATTCCGCATCTGCTGACCGAAGTGGTCACCGACATGAAAGACGCCGCCAATGCGCTGCGCTGGAGCGTCAACGAGATGGAGCGCCGCTACAAGCTGATGTCGGCGTTGGGCGTGCGTAACCTGGCGGGCTATAACGAGAAAATCGCTGAGGCCGCGCGCATGGGGCGTCCGATCCCGGATCCGTACTGGAAGCCAGGCGATAGTATGGATGCCGTGCATCCGGTGCTGGAAAAACTGCCGTATATCGTGGTGCTGGTGGATGAATTCGCCGACCTGATGATGACCGTCGGTAAGAAGGTGGAAGAGCTGATTGCTCGCCTGGCGCAGAAAGCGCGTGCCGCGGGGATCCACCTGGTGCTGGCGACGCAGCGTCCGTCAGTGGATGTTATTACCGGCCTGATTAAGGCCAACATCCCGACGCGTATCGCCTTTACCGTATCGAGTAAAATTGACTCGCGTACCATTCTCGATCAGGGCGGTGCGGAATCGCTGCTCGGGATGGGGGATATGCTCTACTCCGGGCCGAATTCCACTACGCCGGTACGTGTCCACGGCGCATTTGTGCGCGACCAGGAAGTCCACGCCGTGGTTCAGGACTGGAAAGCCCGCGGCCGTCCGCAGTACGTCGATGGCATTACCTCGGACAGCGAAAGCGAAGGCGGCGGCGGTGGCTTTGATGGCGGCGAAGAGCTGGACCCGCTGTTCGATCAGGCGGTCAGTTTTGTGACCGAGAAGCGTAAAGCGTCGATTTCCGGCGTGCAGCGTCAGTTCCGCATCGGCTATAACCGTGCCGCGCGCATTATCGAACAGATGGAAGCGCAGGGCATCGTCAGCGAGCAGGGCCACAATGGTAACCGCGAAGTGCTGGCGCCACCGCCCTTTGAATGA
- the dmsA gene encoding dimethylsulfoxide reductase subunit A, whose product MKIKAPDALLAAEVSRRGLMKTTAIGGLALASNALTLPFTRMAHAADTPAPTSEKVVWSACTVNCGSRCPLRMHVVDDAIKYVETDNTGDDNYDGLHQVRACLRGRSMRRRVYNPDRLKYPMKRVGKRGEGKFEQISWEKAFDIIASTTQRLIKEYGNESIYLNYGTGTLGGTLTRSWPPGKTLIARLMNCCGGYLNHYGDYSSAQIAEGLNYTYGGWADGNSPSDIENSQLVVLFGNNPGETRMSGGGVTYYLEQARQKSNARMIIIDPRYTDTGAGREDEWIPIRPGTDAALVSGLAWVMITENLVDQPFLDKYCVGYDEKTLPADAPANGHYKAYILGQGADGIAKTPEWASTITGIPRERIVKLAREIATAKPAYISQGWGPQRHANGEIATRAISMLAILTGNVGINGGNSGAREGSYSLPFERMPTLENPVQTSISMFMWTDAIERGPEMTALRDGVRGKDKLDVPIKMIWNYAGNCLINQHSEINRTHEILQDDKKCEMIVVIDCHMTSSAKYADILLPDCTASEQMDFALDASCGNMSYVIFADQAIKPRFECKTIYEMTTELAKRLGVEEKFTEGRTQEGWMRYLYEQSRKAMPNLPDFDTFRQQGIYKQRDPQGHHVAYKAFREDPQANPLTTPSGKIEIYSQALAKIAATWELPEGDVIDPLPIYTPGFENYNDPLTAKYPLQLTGFHYKSRVHSTYGNVDVLKAACRQEMWINPIDARKRGIANGDRIRIFNDRGEVHIEAKVTPRMMPGVVALGEGAWYNPDASRVDQAGSINVLTTQRPSPLAKGNPSHTNLVQVEKL is encoded by the coding sequence ATGAAAATTAAAGCCCCCGATGCTTTACTGGCTGCTGAGGTAAGCCGCCGTGGTTTAATGAAAACCACGGCGATTGGCGGCCTGGCGCTGGCCAGCAACGCACTAACGTTACCCTTTACCCGGATGGCGCATGCCGCAGATACGCCTGCCCCGACCAGCGAGAAGGTGGTCTGGAGCGCCTGCACTGTCAACTGCGGTAGCCGCTGCCCGCTGCGTATGCACGTGGTGGATGATGCGATTAAGTACGTAGAAACCGATAATACCGGCGATGACAACTACGATGGCCTGCATCAGGTTCGCGCTTGTCTGCGCGGCCGCTCGATGCGCCGTCGTGTCTATAATCCGGATCGCCTGAAGTACCCGATGAAGCGCGTTGGTAAACGCGGTGAAGGGAAATTCGAGCAAATCAGCTGGGAAAAGGCCTTCGATATCATCGCCAGCACTACGCAGCGGCTGATTAAAGAGTACGGCAATGAATCTATCTATCTGAACTACGGCACCGGTACGCTCGGCGGGACGCTGACTCGTTCCTGGCCGCCGGGCAAAACGCTGATTGCCCGCCTGATGAACTGCTGCGGCGGCTATCTCAACCACTACGGCGATTACTCGTCAGCGCAGATTGCCGAGGGCCTCAATTATACCTACGGCGGCTGGGCCGACGGCAATAGCCCGTCGGATATTGAAAACAGCCAGCTGGTGGTGCTGTTCGGCAATAACCCCGGCGAAACGCGGATGAGCGGCGGCGGGGTGACCTACTACCTTGAGCAGGCGCGGCAGAAATCTAATGCCCGCATGATCATCATCGACCCGCGCTATACCGATACCGGCGCCGGGCGCGAAGATGAGTGGATCCCGATTCGCCCCGGTACCGATGCGGCGCTGGTATCGGGTCTGGCGTGGGTGATGATCACCGAGAATCTGGTCGATCAGCCGTTCCTTGATAAATACTGCGTGGGATACGACGAGAAAACTTTGCCCGCCGATGCGCCAGCCAATGGTCACTACAAAGCTTACATTCTTGGCCAGGGCGCTGATGGTATCGCCAAAACGCCGGAGTGGGCCTCGACGATTACCGGTATTCCGCGCGAACGCATTGTTAAACTGGCGCGCGAAATTGCCACCGCCAAACCGGCCTATATCAGCCAGGGCTGGGGCCCGCAGCGTCACGCCAACGGCGAAATCGCCACCCGGGCTATCTCGATGCTGGCTATCCTGACGGGTAACGTCGGGATCAACGGCGGCAACAGCGGCGCGCGCGAGGGCTCCTACAGCCTGCCGTTTGAGCGCATGCCGACGCTGGAGAATCCGGTTCAGACCAGCATCTCGATGTTTATGTGGACCGATGCGATTGAACGCGGTCCGGAAATGACCGCGTTGCGTGACGGGGTGCGTGGTAAAGATAAGCTCGACGTGCCGATCAAAATGATCTGGAACTATGCGGGCAACTGTCTGATCAACCAACACTCCGAGATCAACCGTACTCACGAGATCCTGCAGGACGACAAGAAGTGCGAGATGATTGTAGTCATCGACTGCCATATGACTTCGTCAGCGAAATACGCCGATATTCTGCTGCCGGACTGCACTGCCTCCGAGCAGATGGATTTCGCGCTGGATGCTTCCTGCGGCAACATGTCCTATGTCATCTTTGCCGATCAGGCCATCAAACCGCGTTTCGAATGCAAAACCATCTATGAGATGACCACCGAGCTGGCTAAGCGCCTCGGCGTGGAAGAGAAGTTTACTGAAGGCCGTACCCAGGAAGGGTGGATGCGCTATCTGTATGAGCAGTCGCGTAAAGCGATGCCCAACCTGCCGGATTTCGACACCTTCCGCCAGCAGGGCATTTATAAGCAGCGCGATCCGCAAGGACACCATGTGGCCTACAAAGCCTTCCGCGAGGATCCGCAGGCCAATCCGCTGACCACGCCGTCGGGCAAGATTGAAATCTATTCGCAGGCGCTGGCGAAAATCGCCGCCACCTGGGAACTGCCGGAAGGGGATGTCATCGATCCGTTGCCGATATACACCCCGGGCTTCGAAAACTATAACGACCCGCTGACGGCGAAATACCCGCTTCAGTTAACCGGCTTCCACTATAAATCGCGCGTTCACTCGACCTACGGCAACGTTGATGTGCTGAAGGCCGCCTGTCGGCAGGAGATGTGGATTAACCCCATCGACGCCCGCAAGCGCGGCATTGCCAACGGCGATCGCATTCGCATCTTCAACGACCGTGGTGAAGTGCATATCGAAGCGAAAGTAACGCCGCGCATGATGCCCGGCGTTGTCGCGCTGGGGGAAGGGGCCTGGTATAACCCGGACGCCTCGCGCGTGGATCAGGCGGGCAGCATTAATGTGCTGACTACCCAGCGTCCGTCGCCGCTGGCGAAGGGGAACCCGTCGCATACCAACCTCGTTCAGGTTGAGAAGCTGTAA